The proteins below are encoded in one region of Qipengyuania sp. HL-TH1:
- a CDS encoding class I SAM-dependent methyltransferase, whose protein sequence is MSRPRLRTRAARFFGQWGVFFRGFVEEPRMVGSIIPSSRFTIRKMLAPVDWDQCEVFVEYGPGVGTFCQPVLDRLRRDGTLIVIDTNPLYVDYLRKHFRDSRFHAVHGSAADVVEIVKAHGHDGADYVLSGLPFSTLPDGVGPAIAQATYDVIRPGGAFLVYQFSAKARDFMARHFRRIDRGFELLNVLPCQLFWGWKDRES, encoded by the coding sequence ATTTCGCGGCCCCGGCTGCGTACACGCGCGGCGCGTTTCTTCGGCCAGTGGGGGGTGTTCTTCCGTGGCTTTGTCGAAGAACCGCGGATGGTTGGCTCGATCATCCCGTCTTCGCGCTTCACCATCCGCAAGATGCTCGCCCCGGTCGACTGGGACCAGTGCGAGGTGTTCGTCGAATACGGCCCCGGGGTCGGCACTTTCTGCCAGCCGGTGCTCGACCGCTTGCGGCGCGACGGTACGCTGATCGTGATCGACACCAACCCGCTCTATGTCGATTATCTGCGCAAGCATTTCCGCGACAGCCGCTTCCATGCGGTCCACGGATCGGCCGCCGATGTGGTCGAGATCGTCAAGGCACATGGCCATGACGGCGCCGATTACGTGCTGTCGGGTCTGCCCTTTTCGACCCTGCCTGATGGGGTCGGCCCCGCGATCGCGCAGGCGACCTATGACGTGATCCGCCCGGGCGGGGCCTTCCTTGTCTACCAGTTCTCGGCCAAGGCGCGCGACTTCATGGCGCGCCATTTCCGCCGCATCGATCGCGGGTTCGAACTGCTCAACGTGCTTCCCTGCCAGCTCTTCTGGGGCTGGAAGGATCGCGAAAGCTAG
- a CDS encoding glycerophosphoryl diester phosphodiesterase membrane domain-containing protein — MKFDLDTAWKDTMGLLSRNFGLLAVLAGVFFFLPYAGFMIAVPEMGAMQSAQAGGDFEVVMAAVTELYLEYWWVFLLLALIQGVGLLGMLALVRRRANPTVGEALATGARSVPSYIAAQLLQTALIVIVATLLLTVGALTGLSALAVLGGIIAFVITCYIVTKLSLAAPVIAIEGQLNPVKALQRSWSLTRGNSMRLFLFYLLLTVAFIVVSAVVSLVLGLVFALAGEQGALLGEAIVSGLLNAVMFVLMVCVMAAVHTQFSRLATAPQPDAED, encoded by the coding sequence ATGAAATTCGATCTCGACACCGCGTGGAAAGACACCATGGGGCTGCTGTCACGCAATTTTGGCCTGCTGGCGGTGCTGGCCGGCGTCTTCTTCTTCCTGCCCTATGCCGGGTTCATGATCGCCGTGCCCGAAATGGGCGCTATGCAAAGCGCGCAGGCAGGCGGTGACTTCGAAGTCGTGATGGCGGCGGTGACCGAGCTGTATCTCGAATATTGGTGGGTGTTCCTGCTGCTCGCGCTGATCCAGGGCGTCGGACTGCTGGGGATGCTGGCACTGGTCCGGCGACGCGCCAACCCAACCGTGGGCGAAGCGCTGGCGACCGGCGCGCGCTCGGTCCCCAGCTATATCGCGGCGCAATTGCTGCAGACCGCGCTGATCGTGATCGTCGCGACGCTGCTTCTGACCGTCGGCGCGCTCACCGGCTTGAGCGCGCTTGCGGTGCTTGGCGGGATCATCGCTTTCGTCATCACCTGCTATATCGTGACCAAGCTGTCGCTTGCCGCCCCGGTCATTGCGATCGAGGGGCAGCTCAACCCGGTCAAGGCGCTACAACGCTCGTGGTCGCTGACCCGCGGCAACAGCATGCGCCTGTTCCTGTTCTACCTGCTGCTGACGGTCGCCTTCATCGTGGTATCGGCGGTCGTCTCGCTGGTCCTCGGCCTCGTGTTCGCGCTTGCCGGGGAACAAGGCGCGCTGCTGGGCGAGGCGATCGTATCGGGGCTGCTCAACGCGGTGATGTTCGTGCTGATGGTGTGTGTGATGGCAGCGGTGCACACGCAGTTCAGCCGCTTGGCTACCGCCCCGCAGCCCGACGCCGAAGACTAG
- the lipB gene encoding lipoyl(octanoyl) transferase LipB produces the protein MSSAPPETVEWRAEPGRIGYRDALDAMTARNRAIAEGEAREMVWLLEHPPVYTAGTSADGAELLDPRFEVVEAGRGGRYTYHGPGQRVGYAMIDLRERGRDVRGFVHALEGWVIATLADIGVTSWRSAGRVGIWTKDVDGREAKIGAIGVRVRRWVTMHGFSVNLAPDLSHFTGIVPCGIEEFGVTSLERLGIDLAPAAFDEALRARFGDFLAALEGKANALP, from the coding sequence ATGTCGTCTGCACCCCCCGAAACCGTCGAATGGCGCGCCGAGCCGGGCCGCATCGGCTATCGCGATGCGCTCGACGCGATGACCGCGCGCAATCGTGCGATCGCCGAGGGCGAGGCGCGCGAGATGGTGTGGCTGCTCGAACACCCGCCGGTCTATACCGCGGGGACCAGCGCCGATGGGGCCGAATTGCTCGACCCGCGCTTCGAAGTGGTCGAGGCCGGGCGCGGCGGGCGCTATACTTATCACGGGCCGGGCCAGCGGGTCGGCTATGCCATGATCGACTTGCGCGAACGCGGACGCGACGTGCGCGGTTTTGTCCATGCGCTTGAAGGCTGGGTGATCGCCACGCTGGCCGATATCGGCGTGACCAGCTGGCGCAGTGCGGGCCGGGTCGGCATCTGGACGAAGGATGTCGACGGGCGCGAAGCCAAGATCGGCGCCATCGGCGTGCGGGTGCGGCGCTGGGTGACCATGCACGGCTTCTCGGTCAATCTCGCGCCCGATCTGTCGCACTTTACCGGCATCGTCCCCTGCGGGATCGAGGAGTTTGGCGTGACCAGCCTCGAACGGCTGGGAATCGATCTTGCGCCCGCGGCCTTCGATGAGGCATTGCGGGCGCGCTTCGGGGATTTCCTCGCGGCGCTCGAAGGAAAGGCCAACGCGCTGCCATGA
- a CDS encoding CoA ester lyase, with translation MRSWILIPADNEKAIGSAAGTGAEAVVIDLARPLRAAQQATARIAATTWLRLHREQLVAQRKFQRWVRIPALGTPHWRDDLDAAMDGSPHGIVLSHCRGADDIRQLASVLYEFEDRLGLAANITRIMPELGSTPAGALTIRRLADELHPRVSALTWDAVGLAHAIGARRLRGPGGRWGDALAQVRAQILLIAHARGISAIEHPFRDIRDSEAGARIADAARADGFTGMFAIHPGQVEGINAAFAPLESEISDAHKIVSAFATNPGAISLSVGERRVDQADLERARRLLGED, from the coding sequence ATGCGGTCGTGGATACTCATCCCGGCAGATAACGAGAAGGCGATCGGCTCGGCAGCGGGCACGGGGGCCGAGGCGGTGGTCATCGACCTCGCCCGGCCCCTTCGTGCTGCCCAGCAGGCCACCGCACGGATCGCCGCGACGACCTGGCTGCGGCTGCATCGCGAACAGCTGGTGGCGCAGCGCAAGTTCCAACGCTGGGTGCGCATCCCCGCGCTCGGCACCCCGCACTGGCGCGATGATCTGGATGCCGCGATGGATGGCTCGCCGCACGGGATCGTGCTGTCGCACTGCCGCGGCGCGGACGATATCCGGCAATTGGCTTCGGTACTGTACGAATTCGAGGACCGGCTCGGGCTGGCGGCAAACATCACGCGGATCATGCCCGAACTGGGTTCGACCCCTGCCGGCGCGTTGACGATCCGTCGGCTCGCCGACGAGCTGCACCCGCGCGTGTCGGCTCTGACCTGGGACGCAGTCGGGCTGGCCCATGCCATCGGCGCGCGCCGCCTACGCGGGCCCGGCGGGCGGTGGGGAGACGCGCTGGCGCAGGTCCGCGCGCAAATCCTGCTGATCGCCCATGCCCGCGGGATCAGTGCCATCGAACACCCGTTCCGTGATATTCGCGACAGTGAAGCGGGGGCCCGTATCGCCGATGCGGCGCGGGCGGACGGCTTTACCGGGATGTTTGCCATTCATCCGGGGCAGGTCGAGGGCATCAACGCCGCCTTCGCCCCGCTCGAGAGCGAAATTTCCGACGCGCACAAGATCGTTTCGGCCTTTGCGACCAATCCCGGGGCGATCTCGCTGTCGGTTGGCGAGCGCCGCGTCGACCAGGCAGATCTGGAGCGCGCCAGGCGGCTGCTCGGCGAGGACTGA
- a CDS encoding alkene reductase has product MHESLFQPLTMGALEAKNRIFMAPLTRGRSTQPGSVPNEMMETYYRQRASAGLIISEATGISVEGLGWPAAPGLWSDEQVEGWKPITDAVHAEGGLIVLQLWHMGRLVHPDFLGGNPPVSASATTAPGHAHTFEGRKDHQAARALSVDEIARVVEDYRHAAENAKKAGFDGVQLHAANGYLVDQFLRDSTNLRDDDYGGSPENRSRFLREVLTALVDVWGADRVGVRLSPNGETQGCDDSDPAATFGAAARVIEELGVAFLELREPGPDGTFGSTDVPKQSPLIRELYTGALVLNSDYTPEGAVADLEADRADAISWGRDFISNPDLPARFRTGAEIAPNVNVPHSWYGQGPAGYIDYPMLTKQEQAAAE; this is encoded by the coding sequence ATGCACGAAAGCCTGTTCCAGCCGCTCACCATGGGTGCCCTCGAAGCGAAGAACCGTATCTTCATGGCGCCGCTGACCCGCGGCCGCTCGACCCAGCCCGGCTCGGTCCCCAACGAGATGATGGAAACGTACTATCGCCAGCGGGCGAGTGCCGGCCTGATCATTTCCGAAGCCACCGGGATCAGCGTCGAAGGCCTCGGCTGGCCCGCCGCACCGGGGCTCTGGAGCGACGAACAGGTCGAAGGCTGGAAGCCGATCACCGACGCCGTCCATGCAGAAGGCGGGCTGATCGTTCTCCAGCTATGGCACATGGGCCGTCTGGTGCACCCCGATTTCCTCGGCGGCAATCCGCCGGTGTCCGCCAGCGCGACCACCGCGCCGGGTCATGCGCATACCTTCGAAGGGCGCAAGGATCACCAAGCCGCGAGGGCCCTGTCGGTCGATGAAATTGCGCGCGTGGTCGAGGACTATCGCCATGCCGCCGAGAACGCGAAGAAGGCCGGCTTCGATGGAGTCCAGCTGCACGCGGCGAATGGCTATCTGGTCGACCAGTTCCTGCGCGACAGCACCAATCTGCGCGATGACGATTATGGCGGTAGCCCCGAAAACCGCAGCCGCTTCCTGCGCGAAGTGCTGACCGCGCTGGTCGATGTCTGGGGTGCGGACCGCGTCGGCGTCCGCCTGTCGCCCAATGGCGAGACGCAGGGCTGCGACGATAGCGACCCGGCAGCCACCTTCGGCGCCGCCGCCCGGGTGATCGAGGAACTTGGCGTGGCTTTCCTCGAGCTGCGCGAACCGGGCCCCGACGGCACCTTCGGCAGCACCGACGTTCCCAAGCAGAGCCCGCTGATCCGCGAGCTCTATACCGGCGCGCTGGTGCTCAACAGCGATTACACGCCCGAGGGTGCCGTGGCCGATCTCGAGGCCGACCGGGCCGACGCGATCAGCTGGGGCCGCGACTTCATTTCCAATCCCGACCTGCCGGCACGCTTCCGGACGGGCGCGGAGATTGCGCCGAATGTGAATGTGCCGCATAGCTGGTATGGTCAGGGACCTGCCGGATACATCGATTACCCGATGCTAACTAAGCAGGAGCAAGCTGCGGCCGAGTGA
- a CDS encoding DMT family transporter — translation MGSATATPDKNGFQASAWHFAALVAGNIALALGPWLVRLSDTGPVSAGFWRLLLPLPVLALLAWRGRSPGPIDGRLVLLCLLAGAFFAVDLASWHVGIERTRLANATLFGNSGSVILMAWGIIAARRAPSGQEGVGVLAALVGAGILLGRSLEISATTFVGDLFCLAAGIFYAFYLLPAQRARAALGPWAVLLLVSLIAAPLLLAIALAAGEPVWPGEAGWTPVLVLALSSQLVGQGLLVFSLRHFPPLIIGMALLTQPAIAATVGWLAFGELLAPLDVVGMVLVGTALVLARAGRPGRVR, via the coding sequence ATGGGCAGTGCAACCGCCACACCGGACAAGAATGGCTTTCAGGCAAGTGCATGGCACTTCGCCGCGCTGGTCGCGGGAAACATCGCGCTGGCGCTGGGTCCATGGCTCGTCCGGCTGTCCGACACCGGCCCCGTCTCCGCCGGTTTCTGGCGGCTTCTGCTGCCGCTCCCGGTGCTGGCGCTGCTCGCCTGGCGCGGCCGTTCGCCGGGACCGATCGACGGGCGGCTGGTGCTGCTGTGCCTGCTCGCCGGCGCGTTTTTCGCTGTCGATCTCGCCAGCTGGCATGTCGGGATCGAGCGGACCCGGCTCGCGAATGCCACGCTGTTCGGCAATTCGGGCAGTGTGATCCTGATGGCCTGGGGGATCATCGCGGCGCGGCGTGCGCCGTCGGGGCAGGAAGGGGTAGGCGTGCTCGCAGCGCTGGTCGGCGCGGGCATATTGCTGGGCCGCAGCCTCGAGATTTCCGCGACCACCTTCGTGGGCGACCTGTTCTGCCTCGCAGCGGGCATCTTCTATGCCTTCTACCTGCTTCCCGCCCAGCGGGCACGCGCCGCGCTGGGGCCGTGGGCAGTGCTGCTGCTGGTCAGCCTCATCGCGGCGCCGCTGCTGCTCGCCATCGCGCTGGCTGCGGGCGAACCGGTGTGGCCGGGCGAGGCGGGGTGGACGCCGGTACTGGTGCTCGCGCTCAGCAGCCAGCTTGTCGGGCAGGGCTTGCTGGTCTTCTCGCTGCGCCATTTCCCGCCGCTGATCATCGGGATGGCGCTGCTGACCCAGCCCGCCATTGCCGCCACGGTCGGCTGGCTGGCTTTCGGCGAATTGCTGGCACCGCTCGATGTCGTCGGCATGGTGCTGGTCGGTACCGCGCTGGTACTGGCGCGCGCGGGGCGGCCGGGCCGGGTTCGCTAG
- a CDS encoding DUF2254 domain-containing protein has protein sequence MTADIRFFWARLNANYWFYPALFSIMAGALAFIMVWLDRAGLAEFLNEVDWIVPARPKGAADMLTVMAGSMIGVASTVFSITIAAVAYASGNYGPRLLTNFMEDCGNQLSLATFIGSFVYALIVLRAVRAEDETPAALADATATALPGFTPQLSLLVAYVLMGLCVAVLVFFLNHIPSSIRINKVLKGIGERLLEAVRETYPVEDEFYEAVEPKGGKPLTARGTGYVQLVDFDELVKIARDCGCTISLRVRTGDFVHRDMPFLDVDGCDPATIDERIRGCFTLGSTRTPEQDPQFLIDELVEIGLRALSPGINDPFTAITALHWLGAATAEIGRRDLRKDICGEDCDDCPVIPLPDDFAHYVSRGFGAIRSGVASSPTAAEVMLDTLANAAVPIRDERRQTLLKDQADKLARQTRLVLVGPDLDRFERHVARFNKVFW, from the coding sequence GTGACCGCCGACATACGCTTTTTCTGGGCACGACTGAACGCGAATTACTGGTTTTATCCGGCGCTGTTCTCGATCATGGCGGGCGCGCTGGCGTTCATCATGGTCTGGCTCGACCGAGCGGGGCTGGCCGAATTCCTCAACGAAGTCGACTGGATCGTGCCCGCGCGCCCCAAGGGGGCGGCGGACATGCTCACCGTGATGGCGGGGAGCATGATCGGCGTCGCCTCGACCGTGTTTTCGATCACTATCGCCGCGGTCGCCTATGCCAGCGGCAATTACGGTCCGCGGCTGCTGACCAATTTCATGGAGGATTGCGGCAACCAGTTGAGCCTGGCGACCTTCATCGGCAGCTTCGTCTATGCGCTGATCGTGCTGCGCGCGGTGCGGGCCGAAGATGAAACTCCCGCCGCGCTGGCCGATGCCACCGCCACCGCCCTGCCCGGCTTTACCCCGCAATTGTCGCTGCTGGTCGCCTATGTCCTGATGGGCCTGTGCGTCGCGGTGCTGGTGTTCTTCCTCAACCATATCCCGTCGAGCATTCGCATCAACAAGGTGCTCAAGGGTATCGGCGAACGGCTGCTCGAGGCGGTCCGCGAGACCTATCCGGTCGAAGACGAGTTTTACGAAGCAGTCGAACCCAAGGGCGGCAAACCCTTGACCGCACGCGGCACGGGCTATGTCCAGCTGGTGGACTTCGACGAATTGGTGAAGATCGCGCGCGATTGCGGCTGCACCATCTCGCTACGCGTGCGCACGGGCGACTTCGTCCATCGCGACATGCCGTTCCTGGATGTCGATGGCTGCGATCCCGCGACCATCGATGAACGCATCCGCGGTTGCTTCACGCTCGGCTCCACCCGGACACCCGAACAGGATCCCCAATTCCTGATCGACGAACTGGTCGAGATCGGGCTGCGCGCGCTGTCGCCCGGGATCAACGATCCCTTCACCGCGATCACCGCGCTCCATTGGCTGGGTGCCGCGACCGCAGAGATCGGGCGGCGCGACTTGCGCAAGGATATCTGCGGCGAGGATTGCGACGATTGTCCGGTGATCCCGCTGCCCGACGATTTCGCCCACTACGTAAGCCGCGGGTTCGGCGCGATCCGCAGCGGGGTAGCGAGTTCGCCCACTGCAGCGGAAGTCATGCTCGATACGCTTGCCAATGCCGCGGTGCCGATTCGCGACGAGCGGCGCCAGACGCTGCTCAAGGACCAGGCCGACAAGCTTGCGCGGCAAACGCGGCTGGTGCTTGTCGGCCCGGATCTCGATCGGTTCGAGCGTCACGTCGCACGGTTCAACAAGGTCTTCTGGTAG
- a CDS encoding prolyl oligopeptidase family serine peptidase encodes MVARLALAAALVFAAAPITAQGSDAEDPYIWLEEIQGERALAKVDQWNADTEAVLTAQAEYPLAKAWARQILDDTRQIAMPDAIMGDQVTNLWRDADNPRGLWRTATLDSYLAGAPEWRTLIDVDQLGEDEGQSWVWHGANCLAPDYTRCLVSLSPGGTDADVVREFDIATGAFVEGGFTLPEAKSNVAWYDENTLFVGTDEGAGSLTDSGYPRLVKLWERGTDFAQARLIAEGEQTDISMNGFSVLDGETRYRFVRRGPSFWTSEYALVTDNGDTVPLPLPEDAEFEAVLGGFVIGKLNSPMETSTGTEQPGALLAWSLDDVLDGGDPQPFAVFRPSETQAVEQVAASENKLWVKVLDDVSGKLIELTPDATGWTERAMDLPANSTIQIAETSGTGDTAFVTVESMLTPPTLYAVPSEGEPVAIASEPAQFDASKFSVEQKFATSKDGTKVPYYLVRPAGAEGPLPTLIHAYGGFRAAQTPKYLTAEPYRSGPLGLFWVESGNAYVLANIRGGGEYGPRWHEDALREKRQNSFDDFHAVADDLVANRLASPGRIAASGRSNGGVLVGAVANQRPDLYGAIISGSPLIDMKRYNKLLAGASWMAEYGNPDVPADWAFMREWSPYQNMRDTPDVPAAFYYLSTLDDRVHPGHARKAAAKHEAWGQTFYYHEYREGGHSVGSDHEEDAKRAALLLAYLNREIGSGAD; translated from the coding sequence ATGGTCGCACGTCTGGCGCTGGCCGCCGCGCTCGTTTTCGCCGCCGCACCGATTACGGCGCAGGGGAGCGATGCGGAGGATCCGTATATCTGGCTCGAGGAAATCCAGGGTGAGCGCGCGCTGGCCAAGGTCGACCAGTGGAATGCCGATACCGAAGCGGTGCTGACCGCGCAGGCGGAATATCCGCTGGCCAAGGCCTGGGCCAGGCAGATCCTCGACGATACGCGCCAGATCGCCATGCCCGATGCGATCATGGGCGATCAGGTCACCAATCTGTGGCGCGACGCGGACAATCCGCGCGGGCTGTGGCGCACCGCGACGCTCGACAGCTATCTGGCGGGCGCCCCCGAATGGCGCACACTCATCGATGTCGACCAGCTTGGCGAGGACGAGGGCCAGAGCTGGGTATGGCACGGCGCCAACTGCCTTGCGCCCGATTACACCCGCTGCCTGGTCTCGCTTAGCCCGGGCGGCACCGATGCCGACGTGGTCCGCGAGTTCGACATCGCGACCGGCGCTTTTGTCGAAGGCGGGTTCACGCTTCCCGAAGCCAAGTCCAATGTCGCCTGGTATGACGAGAACACGCTGTTCGTCGGCACCGACGAAGGCGCCGGATCGTTGACCGATTCGGGCTATCCGCGTCTCGTCAAACTGTGGGAGCGCGGAACCGATTTTGCGCAAGCCCGGCTGATTGCCGAGGGCGAACAGACCGATATCAGCATGAACGGTTTCTCGGTGCTCGACGGTGAGACCCGCTACCGTTTCGTGCGCCGCGGCCCCAGCTTCTGGACCAGCGAATATGCGCTGGTGACCGACAATGGCGACACCGTCCCGCTGCCACTGCCCGAGGATGCCGAGTTCGAGGCGGTGCTTGGCGGCTTTGTGATCGGCAAGCTCAATTCCCCGATGGAAACATCTACAGGCACCGAACAGCCGGGCGCCCTGCTCGCCTGGTCGCTCGACGACGTGCTCGACGGGGGCGATCCGCAGCCCTTTGCGGTCTTCCGTCCGAGCGAAACGCAGGCGGTCGAACAGGTCGCGGCGTCGGAAAACAAGCTGTGGGTCAAGGTGCTCGACGATGTCTCGGGCAAGCTCATCGAGCTGACACCCGACGCCACCGGCTGGACCGAACGCGCAATGGACCTGCCCGCCAACAGCACCATCCAGATTGCCGAGACCAGCGGTACGGGTGACACCGCTTTCGTCACCGTGGAAAGCATGCTGACCCCGCCCACGCTCTATGCCGTGCCGAGCGAGGGCGAGCCCGTCGCCATCGCGAGCGAGCCGGCACAGTTCGATGCGAGCAAGTTCAGCGTCGAGCAGAAGTTTGCCACGTCGAAAGACGGCACCAAGGTGCCCTATTACCTCGTCCGTCCCGCAGGCGCCGAAGGGCCGCTGCCCACGCTGATCCACGCCTATGGCGGGTTCCGCGCGGCGCAGACGCCGAAGTATCTGACCGCCGAACCCTATCGCAGCGGGCCGCTGGGTCTCTTCTGGGTCGAAAGCGGCAATGCCTATGTCCTCGCCAATATCCGCGGCGGCGGTGAATACGGGCCCCGCTGGCACGAAGACGCGCTGCGCGAGAAGCGCCAGAACAGCTTCGACGATTTCCATGCAGTGGCCGACGATCTCGTCGCCAACCGGTTGGCCAGTCCGGGCCGCATCGCCGCATCGGGCCGCTCAAACGGCGGCGTACTGGTCGGCGCGGTCGCGAACCAGCGCCCCGATCTCTACGGCGCGATCATCTCGGGCAGTCCGTTGATCGACATGAAGCGCTACAACAAGCTGCTCGCGGGCGCATCGTGGATGGCCGAATACGGCAATCCCGACGTACCGGCGGACTGGGCCTTCATGCGCGAATGGTCGCCCTACCAGAACATGCGCGATACGCCCGACGTCCCCGCGGCGTTCTACTATCTGTCGACGCTCGATGACCGCGTGCACCCCGGCCATGCGCGCAAGGCGGCGGCCAAGCACGAAGCCTGGGGCCAGACCTTCTATTATCACGAGTACCGCGAGGGCGGCCATTCGGTCGGATCGGACCATGAGGAAGACGCCAAGCGCGCCGCATTGCTGCTCGCCTATCTCAATCGCGAGATCGGTAGCGGAGCGGACTAG
- the nadA gene encoding quinolinate synthase NadA, producing MTAQTDLPTGQDLLAEINRLRKEKNAIILAHYYQTADIQDLADFVGDSLELSKKAAETDADVIAFCGVKFMADTAKILSPEKIVVLPDMDAGCSLEDSCPPDKFRAFREAHPDHIALTYINCSTEVKALSDVIVTSSSAETIISQIPEDQKIIFGPDRHLGGYMSRKFNREMLLWPGVCIVHEAFSETELLKLKAQHPDAPVAAHPECPPTIVDHADYVGSTSGILQFAETFEGDTLIVATEPHIMHQMEKALPNKTFIGAPGADGNCSCNICPYMALNTMEKLYACLRDLEPRIEIEEGLRLKAKQSLDRMLEMASGTIGKGDLGRV from the coding sequence ATGACCGCACAGACCGACCTGCCGACCGGCCAGGACCTGCTCGCCGAGATCAATCGCCTCCGCAAGGAGAAGAACGCGATCATTCTCGCGCATTACTACCAGACTGCCGATATCCAGGACCTTGCCGATTTCGTTGGCGACAGTCTGGAATTGAGCAAGAAAGCCGCCGAAACCGATGCCGATGTCATCGCCTTCTGCGGCGTGAAGTTCATGGCCGATACGGCCAAGATCCTCAGCCCCGAAAAGATCGTGGTGCTGCCCGACATGGACGCGGGCTGCAGCCTCGAGGACAGCTGCCCGCCGGACAAGTTCAGGGCCTTCCGCGAAGCACATCCCGACCATATCGCGCTGACCTACATCAATTGCTCGACCGAGGTTAAGGCGCTGAGCGACGTGATCGTCACCAGCTCCAGCGCGGAAACAATCATCAGCCAGATCCCCGAAGACCAGAAGATCATCTTTGGCCCCGACCGGCATCTGGGCGGCTATATGAGCCGCAAGTTCAACCGCGAGATGCTGCTGTGGCCGGGCGTGTGCATCGTCCACGAGGCCTTCAGCGAGACCGAGCTTCTGAAGCTCAAGGCGCAGCATCCCGACGCCCCGGTCGCCGCGCACCCCGAATGCCCACCGACCATCGTCGATCATGCCGATTACGTCGGTTCGACCAGCGGCATACTGCAGTTCGCGGAGACCTTCGAAGGCGACACGCTGATCGTCGCGACCGAGCCGCACATCATGCACCAGATGGAAAAGGCGCTGCCCAACAAGACCTTCATCGGCGCGCCCGGTGCCGACGGCAACTGCAGCTGCAACATCTGCCCCTACATGGCGCTCAACACGATGGAAAAGCTCTACGCCTGCCTGCGCGATCTCGAACCGCGGATCGAGATCGAGGAAGGCCTGCGCCTCAAGGCCAAGCAGAGCCTCGACCGCATGCTCGAAATGGCCAGCGGCACGATCGGCAAGGGCGATCTGGGTCGCGTCTAG
- a CDS encoding DUF4230 domain-containing protein translates to MADDLKPAVQTIAPELREERPLARVQAVPWLIVIVLLAAVAWLGWRAFFYEEEGDPVGSAMLAFEKQNSLTVFSSRFEVVAESVDRRGVLNIDLLESRQAAIIPATVEYRLDLSSMDRDRFAWDAESETLSVILPPLRISRPNLDEAAQKTFTEGTYVSRDASADLARNNSQQAERKAAAFAKNPEVLALARQAAKDAVRQNLAIPLQIAGYGDVTVAVRFDGEAAPGN, encoded by the coding sequence ATGGCAGACGATCTGAAACCCGCCGTACAAACCATCGCACCTGAACTGCGCGAGGAGCGCCCGCTGGCGCGCGTCCAGGCGGTGCCGTGGCTGATCGTCATCGTTCTGCTTGCGGCAGTCGCCTGGCTCGGCTGGCGGGCCTTCTTCTACGAGGAAGAAGGCGACCCGGTGGGCAGCGCGATGCTGGCGTTCGAGAAGCAGAATTCGCTAACCGTCTTTTCCAGCCGCTTCGAGGTTGTTGCCGAGAGCGTCGACCGGCGCGGCGTGCTGAATATCGACCTGCTCGAAAGCCGGCAGGCGGCGATCATTCCAGCGACGGTCGAATACCGCCTCGACCTGTCCAGCATGGACCGCGACCGGTTCGCCTGGGACGCCGAGAGTGAAACCTTGTCGGTGATCCTGCCCCCGCTGCGTATCTCACGGCCCAATCTCGACGAGGCGGCGCAGAAAACCTTTACCGAAGGCACCTATGTCAGCCGTGATGCGAGCGCCGACCTTGCACGCAACAATTCGCAGCAGGCCGAACGCAAGGCCGCCGCCTTTGCCAAGAACCCCGAAGTCCTCGCGCTTGCACGGCAGGCCGCAAAGGATGCGGTGCGGCAGAACCTCGCCATTCCGTTGCAGATTGCCGGCTATGGCGATGTGACGGTGGCAGTCCGGTTCGACGGGGAAGCCGCGCCCGGAAATTGA